CAAAAAATAAAATCAGGATACCCATTGCCAAAGGATAATAGAAAAGTTCGGTTTTGTCTTTGATTTTGATTTCTTTACTTTTGCTGGCGTTTAACAATTTGGCTAACTGTTTAAGATTTTCGTTTGAATAACTTGCATTAAATATATTTTCACCCTCTAAAGGCTGTTTTGAACAGAAATATACGAAAATATTGTTACTTTTAGGTATATACGGATTGGAAGTAAAAATAACGATTTTCGGATTTTTAACCAAATTTTTAGCAGACGCTATCATGTTTTCGATATCGCTTGTGGGCGTTCTTTTTAAATCTTTTACGTCTGTATGGTCAAGAAGATACGCAAGAGAAGAGTAATCTTTGGTCGGAGGCGATATCAGGTATGAGTTTTTATCAAATAAAATCAAAGCCGTGTTTTGTGCGTTTAAAAGTTTAAGAAGTGTTTTGATTTTTGTTTTGGCGAATTCAAGTCTGTTCGGGTACAAGTCTTTTTTATCCATTTCAAGACTTATATCCAGTGATATTACAAGATTTTGCACAGGGGCTTTGATGGTAATGTATCCGTTGTTTATAATAGGTCTTGCCAGAGCCAAAACGAATAAAACATAGCCTGCAATCAATAAATAAAATTTAATTTTTTTGGATATTTTACCTTTTAGGACAATTTTTTTTGCCACTTCTTTTGAAAAAGGAAGGTTTTTACTTTTTACCAAAAAGAAAACAGGTATTGCCAAAAATGCTAAAAACGCATATAAATTTAGAAATTCCATATGTTTTTCCTATATTGGTATAGATATATCAAAAACAGTATCAGTGCTAAAAACAGTGGATAGGAAAAATAGTATTCGTTTAATATCTGTATATTTGATTTTATATTGGATTTTGTCAGTTTATTGATATCGCTGTAAATTTTTTTCAAATCCTCAAGTGAAGATGCTATATAAAATTTACCGTTTGTTTCTTTCGATATTTTTTTAAGTACACTCAAATCCGCATCTCCACCGATTGCTATTGAGTAAACCTTTATATGCTCTTTTTTTAGTTTTTTTATTACCACATCAAGAGGTGTAATACTCATATTGTCCATTCCGTCTGTAAGTAAAATTATTATTTTTTCACCGTTTGCGTTTTTAAAAAGGTTTGATGATAAAAAGAGCGCATCGTATATGGCGGTTTTTCCTCCGGCGATTGATACGTAAATTCTTTTTAATATATCTTCAAACGTTTTTTTATCAAATGTAAGGGGCGATGCTATGTATGCGATATTCCCGAAAACGACAAGTCCCAACGCGTCGTTTTTTCTTTTTTTGGCGAAATCCAAACTCACGGCTTTAGCCGCGTCGATTTTGTTAAATTCGGCCATAGATCCGCTTGTATCAAGGTCTATTACGATATTGTAACCTTTTTTATGGGTGTTTGTGATGATTTTACTTTTTACCGGAGATGCTAAAGCTACGGATAAAAAGAAAATAATAAAAAATTCCAAAAGAGAAAACCTGTTTTTGGATTTTTGAAAAATATGAGCGTTTGGAAAAATGATTCTGTCATCTTCGGAGCTGAAAAAATATTTTAATATTAAATATAAAACAGGAATTATTAAAAACAGAGGATATTCGAAGCTCATTTTAAATCCCCGATAAATTTTTTTATTTTGTTGATTGTTTCACTCTCCAAGTTATCCACTTTCGGTTTGTATTTGTATTTTTCAAGCTCTTTTACTATTTCTTCATAAAACTTTCTGTTTTCGTCGTTAAGGAAATATTTGGCGTATTCGGTAAATCCGTAGGCCGTTTTTTTAGAATCGGAAAAATCAAGGTTTTTTAATTTTATTAAATAAGGGTTTGGTCTTTTGTTTTTGAAAAATTTAAAAATTAAATAAATTATCAAAACAAAAGCCAAAACCGCTAAAAAAATAAAAATATAAAACTGATAATCTATAATTTCCGCATTCGGTTTTATATCTTTTAGTTGTTTTAGAAGATCCATCTTTACCTCACGAGCTTTATTAGTTTATGAAT
This genomic interval from Nautilia profundicola AmH contains the following:
- a CDS encoding vWA domain-containing protein gives rise to the protein MEFLNLYAFLAFLAIPVFFLVKSKNLPFSKEVAKKIVLKGKISKKIKFYLLIAGYVLFVLALARPIINNGYITIKAPVQNLVISLDISLEMDKKDLYPNRLEFAKTKIKTLLKLLNAQNTALILFDKNSYLISPPTKDYSSLAYLLDHTDVKDLKRTPTSDIENMIASAKNLVKNPKIVIFTSNPYIPKSNNIFVYFCSKQPLEGENIFNASYSNENLKQLAKLLNASKSKEIKIKDKTELFYYPLAMGILILFFVIFFPIRRIK
- a CDS encoding vWA domain-containing protein, which codes for MSFEYPLFLIIPVLYLILKYFFSSEDDRIIFPNAHIFQKSKNRFSLLEFFIIFFLSVALASPVKSKIITNTHKKGYNIVIDLDTSGSMAEFNKIDAAKAVSLDFAKKRKNDALGLVVFGNIAYIASPLTFDKKTFEDILKRIYVSIAGGKTAIYDALFLSSNLFKNANGEKIIILLTDGMDNMSITPLDVVIKKLKKEHIKVYSIAIGGDADLSVLKKISKETNGKFYIASSLEDLKKIYSDINKLTKSNIKSNIQILNEYYFSYPLFLALILFLIYLYQYRKNIWNF